A segment of the Tautonia rosea genome:
CTATCGGCGAACGGCTCGTCGAAGTGCCAGGCCAGGCCCGGCAACGTTTCCCACGCCTCGGGCTTGACGTTGAATGCGTGGTGCTCGGTCCCGAGGAACTCGGCAGCCATCCGCGCATACGAGGATTCATCGAACGCAGGGTCATCGAATCCGATAGAGAATGTTTTCACGCGATGGGTCGCGTGCTGCTGCATCAGGCCGACGATGATCGTCGAGTCGATGCCACCGGAGAGGAAGGCGCCGAGGGGAACATCGGCGGCCATTTGCTCGCGGACGGCGTCGGAAAGGGTAGCGCGGAGGTGCTCGATATCCTGCTCGATCGGCCGAACGGTTTCGCGGTTCCAGTCGGGTTCCCAGTAACGATGGAGTTTCAGGTGGCCGTCGTGCCAGACGAGCGTGTGGGCCGGCGGAAGCTTGTGAACCCCCTGAAGGATTGTCCGGGGATGGGGGATATATCCATAGGTGAGATAGCGATCGAGTGAGAGGGGGTCGATCTTGCGAGGGAGGTCCGCTTCGGGCAGGCAGAGCAGGGCTTTCAACTCGCTGGCGAAGAGGATGCGGTCGGCCTCGGTGCGGTAGACGAGCGGTTTCTGGCCGAGGCGGTCGCGGGTCAGGATGAGTCGCCTCCGGGGGGCGTCCCAAACGGCGATGGCGAACATGCCGCGGAGCAAGCGAGCAAAGCCGGGGCCTTCGTCCTCGTAGAGATGGCTGATGACCTCGGAGTCGCCGGCCGATCGGAGGGTGTGCCCTCGGGCTTCGAGGCGGTTGCGGAGTTCGGAAAAGTTGTAGATCTCTCCATTAAAGGCGACATGAATGGTTCCATCCTCGTTACTCATCGGTTGGTGGCCGCCGGGCAAGTCGAGGATGGAGAGGCGGCGGAACCCGAGGGCGGCGTGCGCGTCTCGGAAGGCTCCCAGGTCGTCGGGCCCTCGGTGTTCGAGGCGGGAAATCATTGCCCCGAGCTGCGCGTCGGTCGGGCCGGTTCCCGAGCGTGTCCAGGCTGCCCCGCAAATGCCGCACATCGCGTTCACCGATCTTTGGGTAGAATGGACAGGGGTGTTGGTGTGCCGAGCTTGCTCGTCGATCGGGATCGAAACGGAGGATGCCTCATGCCTGGCCCATTTCCTGGAATGGACCCTTACCTGGAAGAGAAGGCCCTCTGGCCGGGGGTGCATCAGGCGTTCATGACGTTTGTGTGGGGGACGCTCAACGAACGGCTGCCCGAGCGTTACGTGGCCAATCTGAACGAGCGGTTGTACATCGATGAGCCGAATCGGTCGATCATCCCCGACGCGGCGGTTTACGAACGATCATCACCGGGGGGGAGGGGCTGGGGCAACCCCGGGGGGGGGGCGTCGTCGGCCGGGGTGGCGGTGCTGGATGAACCCTGGGTGCTGGAAACGCCGCTGGAACCGATCCGGGAAGGGTTTATTGAGATTTTACCGGCTCGGGAGCCGGCTCGGGTCGTGACGGTGATCGAGCTGCTCAGCCCGTCGAACAAGGCGTCGGGGACGACCGGCCGCGAGGCGTATCTGGCCAAGCAGGACGAGATTCTCAAGAGCCCGGCGCACCTGATCGAGATCGATCTACTCCGGTCGGGAGAGCATACCGTGGCGGCCCCCCGGGATGCGCTGGCTCGGCGAGGGATTTACGATTACCTCGTGAGCCTGAACCGGTCGACGCGGCGCATTCGGTTCGAGGTCTGGGCCAGGACGATCCGGGATCGACTCCCTCGGATTGCCGTGCCGTTGCTCGACGAGGATCCTGATCTGGTGCTCGACCTGCAACCGATGCTCGATCGCTGTTATGACCTCGGGGCTTATGCCCGCCGGATCGACTACGGGAATGATCCGGTTCCTCCCCTGACCAGGGCCGACGCCGAGTGGGTCGACCTTTTGCTCCGCGAGCGGGGCCTGCGGAAATGAGCGGTTTCCAAGGCCCCGATTATTGATCAAAACATCAGTTTTCCACGATCCTCATATCAGCCGCCCAGGGACCAGGCGGCGAGCTGGACGGTGCCTTTGATGGTTTTCATGGCTTCGGTGACGGCGCTGTGTTCGAATCCGGAGTGCATCTTGCAGTTCTGGCAGCGGCGGTCCTGGCGGCTTTCCCAGTAGGCCCAGTCGGTGGTTTGCCAGAACTCGTTCCAGTCGTCGTAGTAGCCCTCGCCTTCGATCAGGTAGCAGGGGGCTTTCCAGCCTTTCGGGGTGTAGTTGACGGTCGACCAGGGGGCACAGGGCAGCTCTCGAAGTCCAGCGGCGAATTCGAGGAAGGCCGGGGTGGCGCTGACCTTGTACTTCTTCGAAAATTCGCGGATGGCCTGGAACTTCTCGTGAATCTGCTCCTTGGTCAGGAAGACGTCGGCGTCGACGCTTTCATATTCGTATCCGGGTGAGATCAAGATTCCTTTGGCTTTGAGTTCATCGACGAGTTTGCACAGTTCTTCCACTTCGGCCACATCGGTTTGCTTGTAGACGGTGGTGTTCAAGTAAAGAGTATATCCTAGATCCTTACCCTGTCGAATGGCGTTGATGGCGGCGTCGAAAACGCCGGCGCGCTTGGTGATGTAATCATGGGTTTCGCGCATGCCGTCGAGGTGGATCATCAGAAACAGGTGATCGCTCGGCGGGATGATGCCGTAGAACTTATCGTGCAGGCGGAGGGCATTGGTGCAGATGATGATGTATTTCTTGCGGGCGATCAGCTCGTCGATCAGCTCTTTCAGTTCGGGGTAGAGGGTCGGCTCGCCGCCGCAGATGTTGACGATCGGGGCCCCGCAGTCGTCGACGGCCTTGAGGCACTGCGCGACGGTCATGCGGTCCTTGAGCTTGCCGGTGTAGCGTTCGGTCGAGCAGCCGATGCAGGCGAGGTTGCAGGTGTAAAGCGGTTCGAGCATCAGGACGGTCGGGTAGCGATCGATCCCGGCGCGTTCCATGCGGTTGCGGTGCTTGGCCTGGGCCAGGGTGAATCCGAAGGGGTATCGCATGAGCCCGCTCGCCTCCTTGCTCGTCTCGTGGGAGTGGCCGGGCCGTGGGTTTGGGGCCGGCGCTGTCCGTGGTGGTGCTGGGTTTCGGTCGGTTGGTTGGTCAAGGGTTGGTCGTCGAGGGCAGTCGGCAGTCGCATGGTTGGCCCTCAGAGCGTAACCCCGGCATCATTCCGCATTTGGCCAGGCGACGCAAGGCCAGCACGGGGTGAAATTTCGGTCGGATTGGGCGGTTTCGGACCGATCAGCCGAGGAGGCCCATGCTGACGAACGAGGCGAGCATCACCAGGCCGAGCACGGCGAGGACGAGGGCCACGGCGATTCCCATGCCCGGACCGGGCAGTTTCAGGTCGCCTTGATGGAGCACGCGGAGGTAGTGTCGGTAGCGGGCGGCCGAACCGACAAGGACGCCGATGCCCAGGGCGACCAGGACCGTTCCCATCCAGAGCGAGGCCCGAGAGCTGCCGGGATCGGGGGCGTGCTCGCCGCCGAGACTGGCCATTTCCCGGAGGAACCAGCCGAACCGGGCGACCACGAATCCGAACCCCATCAGGGCCAGGCCGGTCCTCATCCAGGAGAGCAAGGTCCGTTCGGCGGCCATGATCACGCGGGGGTCGATCTCCGAGGGGGGCTTCCGGGGGGTGGGCTCCTCCATCGCGGGCGAGTCCTTCGTGCTCCGGGGGCGAATCGCCCGGCCTTCGGCGGATTGGGACGGACAGGATCTCGTGCGGCGATCCGAATTATCGGGAGCGAACCGATCGGGGGTCAACCCTGAGGGGCTAAGCCGGGGCATTCACCCTCTGGTGCGCAGGGCAAGACTTGGCCTGGTGCGCTCGGGGTGATGGGCGGTTTCTCTGAAATGGCAAGGGGTTGCGGCGAATTAATCGCTTCGTTTCGGGAAAGCGGGGTGGCCTGATGGGTTCGTTTCGCGCGGGAGTTACAGCCACGGATGCAACACGGGCGAGAACAAGGGATCGGCGGAATGAAACCCGGTCGAGCGCGGCTCGGTGCGCCTGGGAAACAGGGATCGGTGCGCTCGAGAAGGATCGGATGAAATGACTCGATCTGGTTTTGAGGGAAGAGGTTGTGTCGATCGGGTTCGCATCCGTTTCGGGAATTCGGGGAGTGGCTGGGTTCGTTTCGCGCGTGTCGTGTGATCGAGCTGAGATTCGAGAGGTACTGGAGCGTCGCGACGGTGTGCACGGCGGGGAAAGAAGGGAAATTGGATCGGATTGCCAAAGAGAGGGGGGAGCCTCGTCGAGGGGCGGGCTTGCGAAGCACAGTGGTGAGCTCTTCTCCACTTCCTAGACAGTATCGGGGAAATCGGCATGGGCAGTCACCGAATCCGACGATTGGTGGAATGAAGCAACGGAAGGATAATGCAGAAGAACGGATTGGCGAAGGTAAAGGCGGGGGACAGCGGGTTGGCGAGGTTGGGGCGAATCGGGGGGGCGACCTGGAGTGGCCAGAGGGACGAGGGAGGCAGGCTCAGTTGACGGGGGAGGCCGGGTTGGCCTACGATCACGGCCCGATGCACCGGGAGGTGGCGGCGGAGGCAGGGAGGGGCGATGGCGGCCGAGTCGGCGTCGATGGCGATGGCGTGGGTCTACGACCTGAACAGTTGCCGGGGGCCGACCGGAGTGACCCGGCACGCGCTGGCGCAGCTGGAGCGGTTGATGGCTCGGCCGGAGATTGACTTGACGGTCGTTTCGGGACGAATCGGCGAACCGGATGGGCTGGCGTTCTGGGAAACCCTGAGCGATCGGGAGCACGCGCCGAGGCGGAGGGAATTGCCGATCTCGACGCGCAACGCCTTGCGGCTCTGGCGGTTCGTGCCGTGGCCGCCGCTGGAGGTCTGGACGGGGCGGCTCGACTGGATCTACTGCCCGGCCGAGTATTATGTGCCGACGCATCGGGCGAAGCGGGCGGTGACGAGCCATGATGTCTTGCAGGATGTGCGGTACGGCGGGAACAGTCGGCGCGACCTGCTGGGGCATGCGTTCGGGTCGGCCGATCGGATCCTGTCGGTCTCGCGGTTCAATACCGAGCAGTTGCTGGAGCGGTTCCCGGAGTGCAAGGGGAAGGTCCGGATCGTGCCGAACGCGGCCGACGACCTGTTCTTCGCCGAGCCGACCGAGGGGGAGCGGGCTCGTGTGCGCGGCGAGGTGGGGTTGAGGCCCGATCAGCCGTTTTTGCTCTCGGTGGCGAACTATCAGCCGAGGAAGAATCTGCCGAGGCTGGTCAGGGCCGCCGGACGCTTGCCGGAGGTGGCGTCGGGGGACCTGGCGTTGGTGCTGGTGGGAGAAGGGCAAGCCGGGCCGGCCGAGGCGATCCGCAGGGAGGTGGCCGCGCTGGGATCGAAGGCGAAGGTGGTCTTGCCGGGGTATTTGCAGGGAACGACGTTGCGAGCGCTTTATGCCGAGGCCAGGGCGCTGGCGTTCCCATCGACGTGTGAGAGCTTCGGCATTCCGGCGGTCGAGGCGATGGCGCAGGGGTGCCCGGTGGCCCTGGCCGATTCGACCGCCCTGCCCGAAATCGCGGGCGAGGCCGGCTGGTACTTCGATCCCGAGCAGGCCGAGGCGATCACCGCCACCCTGCGCCGCGTGCTCGACGACGAGGCCGAGCGGTCGCGACGGGTGGCGATCGGCCGCTCGATTGCCGCGAGCTTCCGCTGGGACCGGGCGCACGAGGCATTGATGGCGGCGTTGCGGGAGGACGGTTGACGTTCTGGCTGGGATCAGTCGTTCTTGACCTTCACGTGGAAGCCGGCGGCGTTGAGGGCCTCAACGGCGGCGAGGGGGATGACCTTGCCGGAGAGGGTGACGGTGGTGGAGCGGGGCTCGGCCTTGATGGTCTCGATGCCTTCGACCTCGCCGAGGGCCTCCTCGACGGCGACGGCGCAGCCTCGGCAGCAGTTGTGCAGGCCGACGAGGGTGAGGGTTTCAACCGGCTTGTCGGTGGCTCCGCTGTCGTCCTTGACGATGACGAGGTCGGAGTCGGGCGTGCCGTGGTAGCCGGCGGCGGTGATGGCGTCGAGGGTGCGCTGAAGGGCCTTCACGTCTTTTGAGACCATGACCACGGTGCCGAGGTCGCGGTCGC
Coding sequences within it:
- a CDS encoding glycosyltransferase family 4 protein, giving the protein MAAESASMAMAWVYDLNSCRGPTGVTRHALAQLERLMARPEIDLTVVSGRIGEPDGLAFWETLSDREHAPRRRELPISTRNALRLWRFVPWPPLEVWTGRLDWIYCPAEYYVPTHRAKRAVTSHDVLQDVRYGGNSRRDLLGHAFGSADRILSVSRFNTEQLLERFPECKGKVRIVPNAADDLFFAEPTEGERARVRGEVGLRPDQPFLLSVANYQPRKNLPRLVRAAGRLPEVASGDLALVLVGEGQAGPAEAIRREVAALGSKAKVVLPGYLQGTTLRALYAEARALAFPSTCESFGIPAVEAMAQGCPVALADSTALPEIAGEAGWYFDPEQAEAITATLRRVLDDEAERSRRVAIGRSIAASFRWDRAHEALMAALREDG
- a CDS encoding YidH family protein, with the translated sequence MEEPTPRKPPSEIDPRVIMAAERTLLSWMRTGLALMGFGFVVARFGWFLREMASLGGEHAPDPGSSRASLWMGTVLVALGIGVLVGSAARYRHYLRVLHQGDLKLPGPGMGIAVALVLAVLGLVMLASFVSMGLLG
- a CDS encoding heavy-metal-associated domain-containing protein, with the translated sequence MNPLRTLALLAAAALIVPAAAVATSDRPAEEKTITLEGVHLCCGACVRAVDEAAKPIEGVTVTCDRDLGTVVMVSKDVKALQRTLDAITAAGYHGTPDSDLVIVKDDSGATDKPVETLTLVGLHNCCRGCAVAVEEALGEVEGIETIKAEPRSTTVTLSGKVIPLAAVEALNAAGFHVKVKND
- the hpnH gene encoding adenosyl-hopene transferase HpnH encodes the protein MRYPFGFTLAQAKHRNRMERAGIDRYPTVLMLEPLYTCNLACIGCSTERYTGKLKDRMTVAQCLKAVDDCGAPIVNICGGEPTLYPELKELIDELIARKKYIIICTNALRLHDKFYGIIPPSDHLFLMIHLDGMRETHDYITKRAGVFDAAINAIRQGKDLGYTLYLNTTVYKQTDVAEVEELCKLVDELKAKGILISPGYEYESVDADVFLTKEQIHEKFQAIREFSKKYKVSATPAFLEFAAGLRELPCAPWSTVNYTPKGWKAPCYLIEGEGYYDDWNEFWQTTDWAYWESRQDRRCQNCKMHSGFEHSAVTEAMKTIKGTVQLAAWSLGG
- the asnB gene encoding asparagine synthase (glutamine-hydrolyzing); this translates as MCGICGAAWTRSGTGPTDAQLGAMISRLEHRGPDDLGAFRDAHAALGFRRLSILDLPGGHQPMSNEDGTIHVAFNGEIYNFSELRNRLEARGHTLRSAGDSEVISHLYEDEGPGFARLLRGMFAIAVWDAPRRRLILTRDRLGQKPLVYRTEADRILFASELKALLCLPEADLPRKIDPLSLDRYLTYGYIPHPRTILQGVHKLPPAHTLVWHDGHLKLHRYWEPDWNRETVRPIEQDIEHLRATLSDAVREQMAADVPLGAFLSGGIDSTIIVGLMQQHATHRVKTFSIGFDDPAFDESSYARMAAEFLGTEHHAFNVKPEAWETLPGLAWHFDEPFADSSALPTWHVSRMTREHVTVALTGDAGDELFGGYDRYRGIALAEAVAKLPGGIGRWLGGPVARTLPASSRAKTKLRAAKRWLEAVGLSPTARYLRWMTSFDEETRAGLYSDDFLDTLTQAASREPDEADPALVLDRTLGVASDRDPVTQAMVADLLTYLPGDLLTKVDIASMAHGLECRGPFLDHRVVELALAMPLDRKLRLRKGRSKVILKRAFADLIPSPIRTRSKMGFGVPIDRWFRGELRDELRAVLLDPVSLGRGLFRPEAVDRMISEHGDGRRDHAYRLWALLMLELWFRHHLDPSPTNQNRPISFEKTS
- a CDS encoding DUF4058 family protein, which encodes MPGPFPGMDPYLEEKALWPGVHQAFMTFVWGTLNERLPERYVANLNERLYIDEPNRSIIPDAAVYERSSPGGRGWGNPGGGASSAGVAVLDEPWVLETPLEPIREGFIEILPAREPARVVTVIELLSPSNKASGTTGREAYLAKQDEILKSPAHLIEIDLLRSGEHTVAAPRDALARRGIYDYLVSLNRSTRRIRFEVWARTIRDRLPRIAVPLLDEDPDLVLDLQPMLDRCYDLGAYARRIDYGNDPVPPLTRADAEWVDLLLRERGLRK